In Bacillus sp. KH172YL63, one genomic interval encodes:
- a CDS encoding thiamine pyrophosphate-dependent dehydrogenase E1 component subunit alpha, whose amino-acid sequence MAENRHEELGLSNEKVLEMYETMLLARKIDERMWLLNRSGKIPFVISCQGQEAAQVGAAFALDREKDYVLPYYRDMGVVLTFGMTAKELMLSGFAKAEDPNSGGRQMPGHFGQKKNNIVTGSSPVTTQVPHAVGIALAGKMEKKDLVTFVTFGEGSSNQGDFHEGANFAGVHKLPVIFMCENNKYAISVPIEKQLACENVSDRAIGYGMPGITVDGNDPIEVYKAVKEAADRGRRGEGPTLVETVSYRLTPHSSDDDDRSYRSPDEVAKAKTNDPIITFGAYLKETGVMNDEIEKDINDRIMKLVNEATDYAENAPYAEAESAMKYVYAEEK is encoded by the coding sequence ATGGCTGAAAATCGTCATGAAGAATTAGGGCTTTCCAATGAGAAAGTGTTAGAAATGTATGAAACCATGCTGCTTGCCAGAAAAATCGATGAGCGCATGTGGTTATTGAACCGTTCGGGTAAAATCCCGTTTGTTATATCGTGTCAGGGCCAAGAAGCTGCTCAAGTCGGTGCAGCATTCGCACTGGACCGGGAAAAGGACTATGTGCTTCCTTACTACCGTGACATGGGTGTCGTGTTAACATTCGGGATGACGGCAAAGGAACTGATGCTTTCTGGCTTTGCGAAAGCAGAAGACCCGAACTCCGGCGGACGGCAAATGCCTGGTCACTTCGGACAGAAGAAGAACAACATCGTTACAGGTTCCTCTCCGGTAACCACTCAGGTGCCACATGCAGTGGGGATCGCCCTTGCAGGTAAAATGGAGAAAAAGGATCTAGTTACGTTTGTGACATTCGGTGAAGGCTCTTCCAACCAGGGAGATTTCCACGAAGGGGCTAACTTTGCAGGTGTACATAAATTACCGGTTATCTTTATGTGTGAAAACAATAAATATGCGATTTCCGTTCCGATTGAAAAGCAATTGGCTTGTGAGAATGTATCGGACCGTGCGATCGGATATGGAATGCCTGGCATCACAGTAGATGGGAATGATCCGATCGAAGTGTACAAGGCAGTGAAAGAAGCTGCGGACCGTGGACGCCGCGGAGAAGGACCGACATTGGTTGAAACGGTTTCTTACCGCTTAACCCCACACTCTTCGGATGATGATGACAGAAGCTATCGTTCTCCTGATGAAGTAGCGAAGGCAAAGACAAATGATCCAATCATCACGTTCGGTGCTTATCTGAAAGAAACAGGCGTCATGAATGATGAGATTGAAAAAGATATCAATGACCGCATTATGAAACTAGTGAACGAAGCAACCGATTATGCAGAAAATGCTCCATATGCTGAAGCAGAATCAGCAATGAAGTATGTTTACGCAGAAGAGAAGTAA
- the lpdA gene encoding dihydrolipoyl dehydrogenase: MAEEYDLVILGGGTGGYVAAIRASQLGLKTAIVEKGKLGGTCLHKGCIPSKALLRSAEVYATAKHSEDFGVKINGVELDFSKVQSRKDGIVEQLHKGVQHLMKQGKIDVFEGIGRILGPSIFSPMPGTISVEMNNGEDNPMLIPKNVIVATGSRPRSLPGLDIDGEFVMSSDEALSLESLPKSIIIVGGGVIGIEWASMLSDFDVEVTVVEYADKIVPTEDHEISKEMQRLMKKKGVKIVTGAKVLPETLDKGDGEVTIKAEHKGEEKSFTAEKILVSVGRQANVEGIGLENTDIKVEKGFIEVNQFFQTKESHIYAIGDVIGGLQLAHVASHEGITAVEHMANENPHPIDYSLISKCIYSNPEIASVGITEQEAKEQGYNLKVGKFSFRAIGKALVYGESDGFVKIIADKDTDDILGVHMIGPHVTDMISEAGLAKVLDATPWEIAHTIHPHPSLSEAIGEAALAVDGKAIHS; this comes from the coding sequence GTGGCAGAAGAGTATGATTTAGTCATTCTGGGTGGAGGTACTGGCGGTTACGTTGCCGCCATACGTGCTTCTCAACTTGGATTAAAAACAGCAATCGTAGAAAAAGGAAAACTGGGTGGCACTTGCCTTCATAAAGGGTGCATTCCGAGTAAAGCCCTTCTGCGCAGTGCGGAAGTATACGCAACAGCCAAACACAGTGAAGATTTCGGCGTGAAGATCAATGGGGTGGAACTGGACTTCAGCAAGGTTCAATCCAGAAAAGACGGAATCGTCGAACAGCTTCATAAAGGTGTGCAGCATCTGATGAAACAAGGGAAAATCGATGTGTTTGAAGGAATTGGACGCATTCTCGGTCCTTCCATCTTTTCGCCGATGCCGGGCACGATTTCCGTGGAAATGAACAACGGTGAAGATAACCCGATGCTGATCCCGAAAAATGTGATCGTAGCAACTGGTTCGAGACCCCGTTCACTTCCTGGACTCGACATTGATGGGGAATTTGTCATGTCTTCTGATGAAGCGCTTTCACTTGAATCGCTTCCGAAATCGATCATCATTGTCGGGGGCGGAGTGATTGGTATTGAATGGGCATCCATGCTGTCTGACTTTGATGTTGAAGTAACCGTTGTAGAATACGCTGATAAAATCGTCCCGACGGAAGATCACGAAATCTCGAAAGAAATGCAGCGCCTGATGAAGAAAAAAGGCGTCAAAATCGTCACAGGTGCCAAAGTGCTTCCGGAAACGCTAGATAAAGGGGACGGTGAAGTCACGATCAAAGCAGAGCATAAAGGCGAAGAAAAATCCTTCACTGCTGAAAAAATTCTCGTAAGTGTTGGGCGTCAGGCAAACGTAGAGGGTATCGGTCTTGAAAATACCGATATCAAAGTGGAAAAAGGCTTCATTGAAGTCAATCAATTCTTCCAAACGAAGGAATCCCACATATACGCAATCGGAGATGTGATCGGCGGACTTCAATTAGCCCACGTCGCTTCTCATGAAGGAATCACCGCGGTTGAACATATGGCAAATGAGAACCCGCATCCGATTGACTATTCATTGATTTCAAAGTGTATCTACAGCAATCCTGAAATTGCGAGTGTCGGAATCACGGAACAGGAAGCGAAAGAACAGGGATACAACCTAAAAGTTGGTAAATTCAGCTTCCGGGCAATCGGAAAAGCGCTTGTTTACGGAGAATCAGATGGTTTCGTGAAGATTATCGCAGACAAAGACACGGATGATATCCTTGGTGTCCATATGATCGGTCCGCATGTAACAGACATGATCTCAGAAGCTGGACTTGCCAAAGTGTTAGACGCAACGCCTTGGGAGATTGCGCATACGATCCATCCGCATCCGTCCCTTTCAGAAGCCATTGGTGAAGCGGCGCTCGCTGTCGATGGGAAGGCTATTCACTCGTAG
- the buk gene encoding butyrate kinase, which translates to MEVTTVQENKHRILVINPGSTSTKIGVYDDDRSIFEKTIRHDADKINEFPAIIDQYEFRKTTILQTLDEEGINISKLSAVCGRGGLLRPIEGGTYLVNDEMLKDLREGFSGQHASNLGGILAYEIASGLNIPSYIVDPVVVDELQQLARVSGFSLIERKSIFHALNQKAVARRVAKQIGKKYEELNLIITHMGGGITVGAHQNGKVVDVNNGLHGDGPFSPERAGTVPAGDLVDLCFSGDYYRDEIMKKLVGQGGLVGYLGTNDAVKVEKMIENGDDQAKAIYDAMAYQIAKEIGSASAVLSGKVDAIVLTGGLAYGKEFVKEISDRINWIADVVIQPGENELQALAEGALRVLRKEEDYKVYPGNVKEEARV; encoded by the coding sequence ATGGAGGTAACAACAGTGCAAGAGAACAAACATCGAATTCTCGTCATTAATCCTGGATCAACATCGACCAAAATAGGTGTCTATGATGATGATCGATCCATTTTTGAAAAGACGATTCGCCATGATGCAGACAAAATCAATGAATTTCCAGCAATAATCGATCAATATGAATTCCGTAAAACGACGATCCTGCAGACGCTTGACGAGGAAGGGATCAATATTTCTAAATTAAGTGCCGTATGTGGCCGGGGGGGACTTCTAAGACCGATAGAAGGTGGCACATACCTGGTCAATGATGAAATGCTGAAAGATTTAAGAGAAGGATTTTCTGGTCAGCATGCATCAAATTTAGGCGGTATCCTGGCATATGAGATCGCTTCAGGATTAAATATTCCATCATATATCGTGGATCCAGTCGTAGTGGATGAGCTACAACAGCTTGCCCGCGTTTCAGGATTCTCGCTCATCGAAAGAAAAAGTATTTTCCATGCATTGAATCAAAAAGCGGTTGCAAGAAGAGTCGCGAAACAAATCGGAAAAAAATACGAAGAACTCAATCTGATCATCACCCATATGGGCGGCGGTATCACAGTCGGCGCACATCAAAATGGGAAAGTGGTGGATGTGAACAACGGTTTGCACGGTGATGGACCATTCAGTCCTGAACGGGCAGGCACCGTTCCTGCAGGGGATTTGGTTGACCTATGCTTCTCAGGAGACTACTACCGGGATGAAATCATGAAGAAACTTGTCGGACAAGGCGGCCTGGTCGGTTACCTTGGGACGAACGATGCCGTCAAAGTAGAGAAAATGATTGAAAACGGCGATGATCAAGCGAAAGCAATCTATGATGCGATGGCTTATCAAATTGCCAAAGAAATCGGTTCTGCCAGTGCGGTTCTAAGCGGCAAGGTAGATGCAATTGTCCTTACCGGTGGCCTTGCCTACGGGAAAGAGTTTGTGAAAGAAATCAGCGACCGCATCAACTGGATAGCGGACGTTGTGATCCAGCCTGGTGAAAATGAGCTTCAAGCACTTGCAGAAGGGGCTTTAAGGGTTCTGCGTAAAGAAGAAGACTATAAAGTATATCCTGGAAATGTTAAAGAGGAAGCAAGAGTTTAA